The following DNA comes from Triticum aestivum cultivar Chinese Spring chromosome 3D, IWGSC CS RefSeq v2.1, whole genome shotgun sequence.
CACCTCGACGAAGGACTGGTGGAAGACGGCCGACACGACGAGCGGCGCCGCCGAATCCAGCATCTCCGAGAAGTCCGCGGCGAGGGGCGCGAACGGCAGGCGCAGGCCGAGGTCCTGCAGCAGCTCGGTCGCGTTCGTCTTGCACGAGATGGTGAACTTGGGCACCTTGAAGGCGCCCACGGGGACCTGGGCCGTCAGCGTCGTGGAGCTCTCCAGCAGCGCCGGGTCGGACCCCAGCCTGTGCAGCAGGCTCTGCAGGCCGTCGCGCTCGTCCGGGAGGTAGATGTACATGGAAAAGTACCGGCGCTCGCGGCCGCGCGCGTACGGCAGCTGCAGGACCTTGTAGCCGGAGCGGCAGGCGACGTGCTGCTGGCGGTCTCTGCTCGACATGAAGGGCGCGCGGACGCTGCCGCCGGCGGGGAGGTGGAAGGTGTCGTCGAGGGTGAGCCGGGGGTCGAACTTGCGGCACCAGGCGCCCTTGAAGTAGAGCGCGTTCCCGAGGACGGCCAGCGTCGCGCCGTTGACGGAGCCCTCGGGCAGGAGGCCCTTGATCCGGCCCGCCGTCGCGCTCTCGAACCACCGGTTGATCTGGGTTCTCGCCTCCTCTGGCTGTAACAATCATACACGGACGCAAATCGTGAGGTCGCTCGTCGCGATTCCGGCGCGAATTTCGTGGAAAAATGTTGCAGAGGGAGGGCGGGCAGCCTCACCATGTCCTTGAAGGACGCCGGGAGCGCCTGGGCGCGGTAGTGCTCGGAGACGAGGGCAGCGTAGTCGACCTTGAGGCGCATGGCGGCGTCGACCCACACGCCGTTGGCGAACCGCACGCTGGGCCCGCCGTCGTCGCCGGGGCTGTCGGAGAGGAGGCGCAGCGCGACGTGGGACGCGAGCGCGGCGTGCGCGGGGCCGCCGGCGGGGCCGAGGAAGGCGACGACCTGGTCGAGCGTGGCGCCGCGGGCGCCCGCGCCGAGCAGCGCCAGCGCGGCGTGGATGGAGAGAGGGGAGACGGCGAGGTTGGCGCCCGACGCCGACGCCTTGCCGCCGCCGCAGGCGAGGTGGCGGAGCACGCGCATGGCGAAGGCGGCCTCGTCCCTGGCGGCCTCCGTGAGCTCCATGGCTCTGGTCGGCGGGTGCGGTGGGCTGGGGGTGGGTTTTGGTTGCGACGGCGAGGGGTTTGGTTTTGGGCTCTGTAGTTGAAGCTCCGTGCAGCAAGGCAAATGGTGCGTGCGTTGGACGCGAGGTGTTGTGCCGCGTCGCCTTGGTGGGGACGCTTCGGATTTCCCTTCTGCCAGACGAGCCTTCCACACGGTTGACGGTTCCACGTTGATGGGTTGCTTATAATTTAGGCTGATAAACTATCCAATCTTTTCTCAGaaatttgatttgttttttgcGGGTCAGAAATTTGACTTATACGGAGTACTTTGGTAGAAATGGACCTCTTTCTATTTAAACCTTCCTCTAATGCGACACATTTGTTGAAAACTCATTTCTGAGCCCGAGCTCAAATGGTCCTATTATCACGTGCATTCATTCATTTCGAGATCTGTGAAGTATCTTGTATTCCGTCTGTATACTTTATGCGTATTGGATGAAATCTGATCAGGGCCCATGCATTTAATACATATGGGTAACGTTGCAGCCGTCCCAGTCGCCCGTCCAGAACAACGCGAGACGGCTCCTCTTTGTTTCTGGGCCTTGCTGGACCGCCTCTCCAGTCttccccatctagggttcccttcTTGGTTCGCCCCAGGTTCCTTCAAATCGACTGAAGTGTCGGCATTAGGAGCAGCAGCTCATCTTCTCCACCAGTCATTTAGTATGTTAATCGTTTCCTTCgttggcacccagatcttcttgCCTCCTTCTCCCTTTCTCTAGGCCAGCCTGTGCAATTTCTTCGAGTTCCAGGACAAGTATCTTCTAACCTGTAGCAGCCACAAGCCTTTTTgccttcgatctcaacatatcacTCTCCACTAGAAACGAGCCCTATAATTCTGTATTCTGTATAGTAAAATAATCTTGTTTGAACTCTAATGTTGATGATGATTTGACGCATATCAATAGGCCAAGCTTGCAGAATATTTGGAAAGAGACGGTTTCAGATCTGTCCAGGTCTCCAGGAAGCACTGCAGGCCCTTGAAGGCCTGAATCCCACAGAGATCATCTGATCTCCTCGCGACGCTAGCAGATTTTCCCATGCAACGATAATGCTTTTGCCTTACTCGGATGCAAGTCGAAACTATTTCGAAGGCAAGGGATTAATCATACAACGCTCATGTGTATGCATGGAACGAAGAAATTTTTGTTAACCTATGTGTAAATTTCCAGGCTACCCTGTGAAACAAGGTGGAGAACGTAGGATGTACTATCTCAAGCTGCATTCTGCCTCTTCTTTCTGTCTGTCTTCCTAGCAGTATGCAGAAACCGCGGGCTTGGATATTAAGCTGAAGAATGAATCATTGGTCGAAACTTAACTAGTACAATCCGTTGCAGTTAAAACCCTGGTGTTCTTCATGTAAGATGTAGCTTTGTTTGGTAAACTTCTGAATTCCTGAAAGAGCAGATTGTGTTCTACAATCTACATGTTCCCACGTTTATCTGATGAGACACCTAAGAATCATAATCATGCACCCGTGCAAGTACAATGCACTTCCCAATTAAGTTCACTTATCTGAGATGTCTGTACCCATGCCACATCCAAAGCATGAAGATCTCAACATTTTTTTGCAGTTTCCAGTGGGCTTTGAGCTGACCATCCTCGCTACGTGCATGAACTGAATCACCACTCTACCAAACAAGCAGAGACTTGGGTGAGGCGTCGTCATGTTGGCTTACGGATACTAATCCCATGAATGATCAATTAAAAAAATGTGCATCTTAGTTACTTTCAAATGATGTGCCCCTCGAGCTGTTGCCCTGTTTCCATTGATTATGGATGGATAATCATCAGCCATGCAAGCAAGTACATGAACTTCCCCAGTTAACACTCGCCATCTCTCCAAAAACACAATCAACTTTCGTGTGCATCTTCTGCTGCATGTGCATGAACCGGATCACAAGCACTAGCAAACAAGCAGAACTGCTCAGGGGACATTTTTTGTTTTACTTACAGGGCTACTCCTCTGTCCTCCCCATTGTCATGCACCACCGTTAACAAACGTGCGAGGTCTCCTGCTCGGCGATGCTTGACTAATTAGGTGTACTAATCAGTCATTGAGCATTTTGTCATGTACTCCTGCCAATTATTAATTAATCCTTGTGGTTGATTGAACGAACGCATCATCGAGCCCCACACACAATGGAAGCTAGACCTGTCGCCGGGCGATGGATACCAGTTTCAGTTAGTATCTTAAGTATTATTAATCACCTACAATCTTTGTTTAAACTGGCATGTCCAATCTGCTGCCAGCACGTACGGGAGCATGCTCCGACCTCCAGGAACTCAAACCCGTTGTCCGCCATCGCACGCCGGTGATTCTCCGTCGCTGCCGCGGACTACAACCACTTTCTCTGACGTTTTTTAAAGACCCCAGCGCACCTGGATCCACAAGATATTGTTGCAGCCCCATGCAGGTCGTTTTTCTTTCTGTGCCACAGCTCGCTTTAATCCTAACAACCTGTACATATATTCTGTGCTATGGCTCTTCTCCACACAAACCGGCTGAGCCACGGAGCAGATAGAGGTCTTGACGGAGTCATCCAGCAAATTTTAAACGTCCAGCGCGCATCGCTCTGGGGACCGCACCGTAGACCACTGTGCCATACTATCTCCGTCcatgaataagtgtacttctatcGTTTGTCCTAAATCAAAGTTTTATAGTTTTAACCAACTTTTTAGAAAAGAGTAGTAgtatatatgacatcaaattggtatattatgaaaatatattttaaaatgaatctagtgatactaatttagtgccataaatgctgctactttttcctaaaaagttggtcaaagttttctAACTTTGACTTAGGataaaagctagatgtacacttattcactGACGGAGGGAGTACCGTATTTCTCGCTCACGAGCAATTTTCCAGCGCCCACACGACAATAGTCAAATCACCTTTCACGGATCCACATAGCGGAGCCAACGCCGAGGATAACGGGAGCAGCTGGGCTCGGGCGCTGAAACCACATTTGTGCCCTATTTACATCAAGGTTAACCAGCGTCTTAATTTTCCCCGGGATGCTTTTTAAGAAATGAACTGAAGAATGAAGATAAGCTGTTTGGGTTCATAAGATCCACATCTTTTCTCTGGTCAACAAAGTATACTAGTTACATATATACCACAAAAATCATATCAGTGTATATTCACATAAAAAGAAGGCCAAACTTCTTCTTACAATACCCATGTCTCAGAGATGCGTCATATGTGGCCGATTGCCATAATTAGCGATAGTACGACGATCATCATATAAAAATACACATAGTACGCCGATCATCATATAAAAATGCACTCTAGCAGAGTCGCCATATGCATCGTAGTCGTCATAATTTAACGAAAAATGATtctccgctttatatataaagtaacTGCACTAACAATAGACAACTTCCAAAGTTCAAGATCCAAACTCACAATCCAAGTGCGACAAGAAAAATAAATAGGTCTTGCCAGGGGGACAGCATAACAAACCCCTACATAAAACTAATAATTAACCAGGAtccggggaggcggaggaggaagcccaTTTTATGGAGCTCGCTCCAAAAACGACCTCGTAGCCTTCAAAATGGATGCCGTGGAGGTCCGGTTTGCAGCGTACTCCATCACAAACTGCTTGTGCGAGAGGGAagtttcatcttcttcctccatgCAACACAGTTGGGTTTGAAGCTTCGTGCCGCCTGACCACAAACTATTGCGCACAAAGTATCATCAGTGAGGCGGCGACGAACCACCCGCCCCACTAATGGCGTGCCCGATCCTCGGATACCCGAGGCGGCCGTCGGATAGCCACCACGCAACATCATTTGTCGCCGATCCCTGGCCATAAAAAGCCCGATGGCGAGGTGTCCCCATGACCTAAACCTAGCCGCCTCATTGTCTCCTAGTAGCCGCAACCTTCTGCTCTAGCCAACCTCACCGTCTTCTTCTCCATTCTGCTCCGCCGCGACATAGCCGCCTCACCGGGATGCCGAGTGCTGGTTGAACATCCTGGTGGACGCCAATCTATCATTGCAGACCCGCACACGACGTTGCGGCCTTTCCCCGTGTCAGCCGCCGTGTCCTCCTCCCGCCGTAGTTTGCGCCTCACCGGCGACGGGTGCGAGAGATATGACGGCCCCCGTCGCGGTAGATCTCCGTCGAGGGCGTCATCATCAATTAGACGGTGTCGGTGTGGGATTTACGGTAGTAGTAGGTAGCAATGTCGAATGGCAACATTTCAAATCACAAAATGTGTATGGTGCCATGAATTTTGGCCATTAATATAGTTGTTAATTGAAGTTATGGTGTTAATACATAGGAGTACGTGTGTTTAGTCAGACTAGCAAACATtttcgtgcgttgcaacgggagaaaagatTCGCATGCCCGTGCGTTGTACTTCTATTTTTTTTTCACTTTCTAGAAAGCCTGTGGGGCTGTGTGGCCTGGTACAGGCTGGTTATGTGCCcgacaaaacaacaacaaaaattagtaccacctcgaatagtaAAAATTATAATATGGGTGAACGGATAAAAAACCCGAAGAAACGCACCTTACTTTGTTATTAGTATACAGGTATAGGTATAGGTTAAATGTCACTTAAATTGCCCCTACAAGTTTTAACTCAATATTTTTTACACAAATTAAAGAGAAAGCAACATAAAAGAAGTTATAGAGACTACCGTTTGACGATTATAATGTTTAGGCACAGGTCCGGCAGCCTCCAAAAAAAATAGGGAGCACGCCCAGCTCCTTATAAAAAACGAACGGATGGAGTGGCTAACAGGTACAGAACAGCACAACGGCCATTGCGCAATGTTCAGAGCATAAGGGAAATCACAACACTAACATAATTCAAAGACTAATCAGGAGAAACTTGGCTCAATTGGACAAAGTGGGCAAGACTAAACCTGCTCAATACACCCAGCATCTCTGCTTCACCTTTAGGGGCAGGTAAACGAGTACAGTACAATAATGTCAAATGCAGATTTTACAGGTTTTCTGTGGAACCAAACACACTGCAAGCCTTCTACACTAGCTAACTTGTTACAGCTACAGCACCAAATCTTAGCATCGTTGGGTTACAACTAGGCGATGTCTCCCACAGCTCCCAGCACCACACGAAGAATCAGCCTGACATCAACAAAATGCACCGTGTTTGCCTTGGCTCAAGGAGAAGCCAGTTTACGGAGACGATTTGAACGCCTCGGTGGAGTCGGTGTAGCACCCACCTTCTCTTCTTCTGCTCTTGCAGTCTCCTGTTGAACGGAATAACAACACATCGAGTTAATAGCAAGCTTGAAGCATTGTGGGGGAATAAAAGCTTGAAACCAAACTTAATGTCTGGGGGATAATGGTAATGATAAGATAAATCTGAAGCACTGTGCGTAGATGTCTTTAATTTAATTTATTTTCAAATGTGCAATGTAAGGTGTTCTGTATCAGATTATAAGTAAGACTAGCAATGATGATTTCACATATATCATAATAGTGGCCACTAATGTGAATGTACTAAGCTAGTAACTACTTCTGTGTAGCTGTCTAATTTGCAGTAAATAACACACCTATCAGGCCAAAATACCTGTTTGGTGTAAGTTCAGATAATTCTAAAACTCAACTTCGAAGGAACTAAAATGCATTTGCCAACAGATGTCCTCAAAAGACAGGATAATCTCATACGACGCACTCACACTTCGCACACAAAAATACAATGCCAAAAGATGTCTGGAAAAGAAACTAGAATTTACCTTCTTTGTTGCTGCTTCAAGACCAGGGGTTCGCATTTTGTCAGAATCCTTTTGCGTCTTGACCACACGCTTCCTCAAAGACATGGATTCCTGAACCGTGACGTGTCCAGCATGCTGAATTGAGTCTTTGACAGACCTCCGTCTTGAGCTATCTGCATCGACAAATGAGAACTCTCCGAGCAACTGAACCACCGGTGGCTTTGATCTGTCAGTATCTTTATGATCCACAGTACTGCCATCTGAAGGCCTTTCAACGCTACCATCCTCTTGCTGAACTTTCTGATCATGATCCCTACGACCAATTGATGGAACATCGAGGCACACAGATTGATCTGACTCTGACAACAACGTTTGCACAGGAAGCTCCAAGCAGGCAGATGACTCTTGTTTGGGCACAATCCGTTGCACAGGTTGCTCTGAATGGAACACCGGCAGTGGCACAGCATTATGTGGAGCTAATACTGGCACTCGCCTGGGTGGAACTGAAGGCATACGTTGTGACACGGGCACCTTGACCTTGCGAGACCTTTGGGAATACTTGAACATAACAGTCACAAGGCCTGCAACAGATAAGCATGCCAGCATCTTCAGCAAATGTGGTTCCACTGCAGACCACAGGATTTTCACCATATCAACAAGTTTCTTGGCAGCTTTTGCTGTGTTTTCGTACCCCAGCGAGTCGAATTCTTCTTGATCTAACCTCTCACTTTCCAAACCCTTATCATCACTCACCACCTTCACGCTTTCTGATTCCAGAATTTCATCCATGGTGACCGATGGTGGCATGGAGTGTTCTGAATCATCTTCCCCTGTCTCTTGAGGAACTAATCCTAGCTCGTCCTCATCCAAATCATCGCTGTGGGTGGATCCAAAGGGAACTCCAGTGACATCTCCACCCGAGCATACAACTTCACTATTTTCTTCAGCATTCTCGAGTGGCCTCATGCTCGCTTCCGATTTCAGCTCGCCTATTTCAGAATCTTCCTTCAGAACATCCAAAATCTCGCTGCTCTCATCCCCAATTTGGCATGTAAATTCTCCGAAGGCAACATTAGGGCAGGCATCTGCCATTCCCATCATTGCAACTGCCATGAAGTTGCTAGGAGAAGCTCCTGGGCCGTGCAAAGGGATACCATCGTCACTGCCCCCCTCCACAAATTGGCCTATACCTGCCTCAGGTTCATACTGAATCGGCCCCAGCAGAGGAACTGCCTCGTGAACACCGACATCACACATGCTCCCATTCAATCCGACGAAACTGATGGGTCCTTCTGAAGTGGTAGCAGGGAAGGGAGCGGAACTCATACAGTAGATGTAGCAGAAGAGGCAGGCCGAGGACACGAGAAGCAGCAGCAGTCGCCGCGCCCAGCGGCCTCCCTGCCCTTGCGcgggcgccacctcctcctcgtcggcgtCGTCGCACTCGGAGTCGCCCCCTGTCGCCGCCGACGAGCCGGAAGACAGCACCTCCGAGTGCTCGGTGCCCGAGGTGGCGCTGGAGCTGTCGCCGCCCTCCACCTCGCGCCCCAGGCGGAGGATGATCTCGCGGCTCCGCTTGGGGTCGTAGCGCAGGAAGTCCGGCCGCGGCGTGGTGTAGTTCGTCTTCGGGTcgtacgtccccgtccccgtccccccGGTGGGAGGTGGCGGGGTGAGCGCGGCGGCCTTGGCGGCCGACGCGGCGCCCTCCTGCCCGCGGCCGGCGCCGTTCCGCTCCCCCAGAACCTTCTTCCTCTGCGGGGACGCGGGCCCCGCCGCGGCGGAGTGCCTCGGGGCCGCGTTCTCGTCGCCCTCCATGGCCCTGGGGCTTCGTCGCGGGGAACCTGGCCGCGTGAACAAATAGGAGTAAGAACGGACGGATCAATTAAGGAAGCAGCAGACAAAGATTGGGGGAAATCAAGGAGAGGATCGCTGTTTACCTTGGGGGACAGCTCGCTTGGGCGGATCCATGGCGGTGGCGGCGTGGAAATACTGATCGGGAAAGGGAGGGGAGGGGAATGGATTTGGGGGAGgcggaggaaggaaggaaggggataTTTATTTCGAAATTCGAACCGACTGCATCGGCCGAACCGACCGTTGGGGCAAGGCTACGCTACGCGGGTACGCGCTCTCCACACGTGCACGCCAGCGCGGCGGGCACGTGTTTCCTTGGCTGGATCCTgcgttttttctttttattattttccttttacCGAGACGTGGATCCTGCGAAGTGTCTAGTAGCACCAGCTCTCACCTTTTTAAGTAGTGTGTATTGCTTATCACATGTGTCGTATGGTAGCACCAGCTCTCACCTTACTGTAAATAAGGCTTCGATCAAACGTTGATTTTGCTCATCCGTAGAAAAAGAGACTTTGATTGCTCGGTGACAAAGTCGTGTCGCACAGCGCTGCGTCGCTTGTATCCGGTCACCGTGACTTTGGACCTGTTCGGAATCGCGCCGCTCCACGACTCCGCTCCCGGAGCGGGCGGAGCTGTAATTAAAAATCATGAAGCTGCAGTTTACTTGCTCCGTGGGCCTTTATATCTTAGTATTAGTATGTAGAGTAACTTCAACGCCCCAACCTAAACTGCTTGCGCGTTCATTTGAATCGAAACGGATACAAATTACGGTTCAACGCGCCACGTAAATAGACGCTTGTCCCTTTTTTGTCCGTGCGCAACCCCATTTCAGGTCCAAATTTGGGTCTGGTTTGCGTCAACGCGGGCGGACATGGAGCGGACACGTGCGATTCGCGACGCTCGCTCTTGTCCTTCCCCTGGCCTGCTAGTCGGTGGCATATTGACCATTCCCCTCTCCCTCCCATCGACAGCCAGCACACACtggccgccccctcgccgccgccgcccagtttCGGCGCCTAGGCCGCCGCCCGCACCCACATACCTCTCTCCAGCAGCACGCCGCACTCGACGACCGTTCTTGGCGGCGTTTGTGGACAGTTTTCGCATCCGGCGTAGCACCCCAACGTATTCATCACCTTCGCCTTTATGGAACTCTGTTTTTCAATCAAagtattgccatgagtacattatATTTCAACATACCTCCCTTCGATTATGTCTCGGCGACGGTACCTCCTTTAGGAAGGCTACATGACTTATTTGCTTACCAACTAATTTTGTTTGAAATATC
Coding sequences within:
- the LOC123079277 gene encoding uncharacterized protein, which translates into the protein MDPPKRAVPQGSPRRSPRAMEGDENAAPRHSAAAGPASPQRKKVLGERNGAGRGQEGAASAAKAAALTPPPPTGGTGTGTYDPKTNYTTPRPDFLRYDPKRSREIILRLGREVEGGDSSSATSGTEHSEVLSSGSSAATGGDSECDDADEEEVAPAQGQGGRWARRLLLLLVSSACLFCYIYCMSSAPFPATTSEGPISFVGLNGSMCDVGVHEAVPLLGPIQYEPEAGIGQFVEGGSDDGIPLHGPGASPSNFMAVAMMGMADACPNVAFGEFTCQIGDESSEILDVLKEDSEIGELKSEASMRPLENAEENSEVVCSGGDVTGVPFGSTHSDDLDEDELGLVPQETGEDDSEHSMPPSVTMDEILESESVKVVSDDKGLESERLDQEEFDSLGYENTAKAAKKLVDMVKILWSAVEPHLLKMLACLSVAGLVTVMFKYSQRSRKVKVPVSQRMPSVPPRRVPVLAPHNAVPLPVFHSEQPVQRIVPKQESSACLELPVQTLLSESDQSVCLDVPSIGRRDHDQKVQQEDGSVERPSDGSTVDHKDTDRSKPPVVQLLGEFSFVDADSSRRRSVKDSIQHAGHVTVQESMSLRKRVVKTQKDSDKMRTPGLEAATKKETARAEEEKVGATPTPPRRSNRLRKLASP
- the LOC123074788 gene encoding serpin-Z1 encodes the protein MELTEAARDEAAFAMRVLRHLACGGGKASASGANLAVSPLSIHAALALLGAGARGATLDQVVAFLGPAGGPAHAALASHVALRLLSDSPGDDGGPSVRFANGVWVDAAMRLKVDYAALVSEHYRAQALPASFKDMPEEARTQINRWFESATAGRIKGLLPEGSVNGATLAVLGNALYFKGAWCRKFDPRLTLDDTFHLPAGGSVRAPFMSSRDRQQHVACRSGYKVLQLPYARGRERRYFSMYIYLPDERDGLQSLLHRLGSDPALLESSTTLTAQVPVGAFKVPKFTISCKTNATELLQDLGLRLPFAPLAADFSEMLDSAAPLVVSAVFHQSFVEVNEEGTEAAAATAVVASFGAAAVRTPVQVVDFVADHPFMFLIKEELSGVVVFSGQVVNPLVP